Proteins encoded in a region of the Mercenaria mercenaria strain notata chromosome 1, MADL_Memer_1, whole genome shotgun sequence genome:
- the LOC123545334 gene encoding uncharacterized protein LOC123545334, with product MTILHSSSGRPYCSTDAKVQAVLPQLSEIRLAALTKQLSRNRKQLYLTQGNLETELGKTKQHLVREHKLSEDTHSHISGPFKKSLFHVRGVQKCLERRKTELILDNAGDRYGQYGGLEVKSLKKEIDSIMKDHSYQNMKMRECKRILAESKADGRIMNINLCLPVLDAILNRPSMPIRRERALGFDSVPSTAESARVHRTSFKLPPVTASRLFTPAKRTRDVQEVPVFVGVDRANTVI from the coding sequence ATGACCATCCTTCACAGCAGTTCCGGTCGGCCATATTGTTCAACGGACGCCAAAGTCCAGGCGGTGTTGCCTCAGCTTTCGGAAATACGATTAGCTGCATTAACGAAACAACTCTCCAGAAACCGGAAACAACTATATCTAACACAAGGTAATCTGGAAACCGAGCTtggcaaaacaaaacaacatcttGTCAGAGAACATAAATTATCAGAGGACACACATTCACATATTTCAGGTCCGTTTAAAAAGTCACTGTTTCACGTGAGGGGTGTTCAAAAATGTTTAGAAAGACGTAAAACGGAACTAATTTTAGATAACGCCGGTGACAGATACGGTCAATATGGTGGTCTAGAAGTAAAGTCgttgaaaaaagaaattgatagTATTATGAAAGACCATAGTTACCAAAACATGAAAATGAGAGAATGTAAACGCATTCTAGCCGAAAGCAAAGCAGATGGTAGAATTATGAACATAAATCTATGTCTACCTGTCTTAGATGCCATTCTTAATAGACCGAGCATGCCGATTCGGAGGGAACGTGCACTTGGATTTGATTCAGTTCCGTCGACTGCTGAATCTGCAAGAGTGCATAGAACATCATTTAAACTTCCGCCTGTGACTGCTTCTAGATTATTTACACCGGCTAAAAGAACAAGAGACGTGCAGGAAGTTCCAGTCTTTGTTGGTGTGGATAGAGCTAACACAGTTATATAG